In Aedes albopictus strain Foshan chromosome 3, AalbF5, whole genome shotgun sequence, the following are encoded in one genomic region:
- the LOC109423866 gene encoding protein tipE: MRSGSSELLLEQQAEELRKKKLLELAAAKKAKNGPAPKRTLRENASFYTTSSLAFLSVTAGASLLFLVPLYVDPAISTLVGDFVERPTMCVTTRREDMTGLFNCSWSSCREGCTSDVFKCTHIYVTFIDDLNFTFPFNATPSELFNLTDIERSEEAILLVNIKGCGYPPTVKCKNFTDLYGFEGAVFPCYYSKQNKTVVMTAYNREEQVQTIIHFFVIPFIITVVSSVFLCVMHCDCRCKKERRRRHRHRRPRIENLSDSSISTRVDMLTPAIEVYKPPL, translated from the coding sequence ATGAGGAGTGGTAGCTCAGAACTTCTGCTCGAGCAACAAGCAGAAGAGCTACGGAAGAAAAAGCTGCTAGAGCTAGCGGCTGCCAAGAAGGCGAAAAATGGTCCTGCACCCAAGCGAACGCTGCGCGAAAATGCCAGCTTCTACACGACTTCCAGTCTGGCGTTCCTCTCGGTGACAGCCGGAGCATCGCTATTGTTTCTGGTTCCTCTCTATGTCGACCCGGCGATCTCGACGCTGGTCGGCGACTTTGTCGAACGGCCCACAATGTGCGTTACGACGCGGCGCGAAGATATGACTGGTTTGTTCAACTGCTCGTGGAGTTCGTGTCGCGAAGGTTGCACCTCGGATGTGTTCAAGTGCACTCATATCTATGTGACGTTCATCGACGATCTGAACTTTACCTTCCCCTTCAATGCAACGCCCTCGGAGCTGTTCAATCTGACCGATATCGAGCGGTCGGAGGAAGCGATCCTGCTGGTGAACATCAAAGGCTGCGGCTACCCGCCGACGGTCAAGTGCAAAAACTTCACCGATCTGTACGGCTTCGAGGGCGCAGTGTTTCCGTGTTACTACTCGAAGCAGAACAAAACGGTCGTGATGACCGCCTACAACCGGGAGGAACAGGTGCAGACGATCATACACTTTTTCGTGATTCCATTCATCATTACGGTCGTCTCGTCGGTGTTTCTCTGCGTAATGCACTGTGATTGTAGATGTAAGAaggagcgacgacgacggcatcGACACCGGCGGCCTAGGATAGAGAATCTGAG